Proteins co-encoded in one Scylla paramamosain isolate STU-SP2022 chromosome 43, ASM3559412v1, whole genome shotgun sequence genomic window:
- the LOC135093694 gene encoding uncharacterized protein LOC135093694 isoform X4: MSLKRSKFNRDRVNSLLEVGRRVVLCHIFACGTPTKSEATPLDQYLAHLPPNSTANYPRVSSKEKKFNPTELEKIHNDTACTTFDTSLFWKVIKLACEGVADYNDTNAWKNPSTKMEYYVTAIKDERNNSVHGPREITTNEFLDTSVRLRKLFHDALGAAKLRYGRPDAELTSKIQEVNKEFDEVMLEVLGEKDLLAYYGPQLKQDLIRVTNEALKEHFLNSLNIDPMSFLSNTKLHLHVQKVFTEIKVTRGRARGEGKDLRYEKLVETARLGPRPTQPQVLLVEGIAGSGKTTLITLVTGEWLKDAKDRTIAGLGYYDVLLRVQCRERKITSLNCLLENDVRDAFLKFRRLVLPLIKNCKILMLIDGLDEVNEDSEKLVDDILTQMKTVNGCTVLFTSRPEGITKFIGRIPQEYQVSYIYLIGIPKSCRTLFVRRYHEEIKYQIGDTQDTEKLVEKVHQVLEKEHFRLPLNMVFLTWVYIHDPSAITSSTTQTQLYYSTYQLCQQKLLDRLARHSATRSSDRRILETCLKEPLKTLQHESIWALWHSQLIFEAEAEKRITVSCTNQGIPHEELLSAFLTLKAKRTHLGIIVEQYSAPHKGLQDFYAAMHIVTHHKLTSSSATVRGVLEEVFGTLDKKLNLLTNVLYHVVGLLHLLSDIVLQKIIEEVVDMLYECGMKTREQWLDLVEDCRNNIDLIRLVAPYFATCRSEIDPDETKKEIEKEEEEEQEEEEETEEEQEDLEEEEEEEEDEDEDEDEEEEEEEEEEEEEEQNIEKSEEERKAKQRKDEREMGKGSEEKEVEKGKTANIEKEERKDKITEDKDGDSDDIILTFRKEISPVRIEDTNIKILILLLPHLPPCEVHIDYDNDPGTSTDELIPVMSRHVCTSLSLQHHFRNLDPTTTSDLFLQQILPRSRLEEFIGNLTEKGITLLPSSLENVHLAVTDDDHAARALKALRSRYRQLPSLRELSIIA, from the exons ATGTCACTAAAACGTAGTAAATTTAATCGCGACAGAGTGAACAGTCTCCTTGAAGTAGGGAgacgtgttgtgttgtgccaCATATTTGCCTGCGGGACACCCACTAAATCTGAAGCAACACCTCTAGATCAGTACTTGGCACACCTACCACCAAACTCTACAGCAAACTACCCACGGGTCTccagtaaagagaagaaattcAATCCCACGGAGCTGGAAAAAATTCACAATGACACTGCCTGCACCACTTTCGATACTTCCCTCTTCTGGAAGGTCATCAAATTGGCATGTGAAGGCGTGGCAGACTACAATGACACCAATGCTTGGAAGAATCCCAGCACCAAGATGGAATATTACGTCACCGCCATTAAAGATGAGCGTAACAATTCTGTGCATGGGCCTCGAGAGATCACCACTAACGAATTCCTGGACACTTCCGTCAGACTCAGGAAACTGTTCCATGATGCCCTCGGCGCTGCAAAGCTTAGATACGGAAGACCTGATGCAGAGCTTACCTCCAAGATCCAGGAGGTAAACAAAGAGTTCGATGAAGTCATGCTTGAAGTTCTTGGAGAAAAAGACCTTTTGGCCTACTATGGTCCCCAGCTAAAACAAGATCTTATCAGGGTGACCAATGAGGCTCTGAAGGAACACTTCTTGAATTCCCTCAATATTGATCCTATGTCTTTCTTAAGCAACACCAAGCTACACCTTCATGTACAGAAAGTGTTCACTGAGATAAAAGTGACTCGGGGACGTGCCAGAGGTGAGGGAAAAGATCTGAGGTACGAAAAACTGGTGGAAACCGCACGGTTGGGGCCGAGACCAACACAGCCTCAGGTGCTGCTCGTAGAAGGTATAGCAGGAAGCGGTAAGACTACACTTATTACACTGGTGACTGGCGAGTGGTTGAAAGACGCTAAGGATCGCACCATCGCTGGTCTTGGTTACTACGACGTGTTGCTACGTGTCCAGTGTCGGGAGAGAAAAATTACTTCTCTAAACTGCCTTCTTGAGAACGATGTCCGCGACGCTTTCCTGAAATTCCGTCGTCTCGTTCTGCCTCTTATCAAGAACTGCAAAATCCTAATGCTTATAGATGGGCTCGATGAAGTTAATGAAGATTCAGAGAAACTCGTCGATGACATCCTCACTCAGATGAAAACTGTTAACGGATGCACTGTTCTTTTTACTTCCAGACCTGAAGGCATTACGAAGTTCATTGGTAGAATCCCTCAGGAGTACCAAGTATCATACATATATCTTATTGGTATTCCTAAATCGTGCCGTACTCTCTTTGTTCGTCGATACCATGAGGAAATCAAGTACCAGATCGGTGACACTCAGGACACAGAGAAGCTCGTGGAAAAGGTCCATCAAGTGCTGGAGAAAGAACATTTCAGGCTTCCCTTGAATATGGTATTTCTTACCTGGGTTTACATCCACGACCCTTCTGCCATCACCTCCAGCACGACCCAGACACAGCTATACTATAGCACCTACCAGCTCTGTCAACAGAAACTCCTAGACAGACTTGCCCGCCACAGTGCTACACGCAGCTCTGATCGACGAATACTAGAAACCTGTTTAAAAGAACCGTTGAAAACACTCCAGCACGAGTCCATTTGGGCGTTGTGGCACTCCCAGCTAATCTTTGAGGCTGAGGCCGAGAAAAGGATTACGGTTTCGTGCACAAACCAGGGGATACCACATGAAGAGTTACTTTCAGCCTTTCTCACTCTGAAAGCCAAAAGGACACACCTAGGAATAATTGTCGAGCAGTATTCAGCACCTCACAAGGGACTACAAGATTTCTACGCTGCCATGCACATTGTCACCCACCACAAGCTTACATCATCCTCAGCCACCGTCAGGGGCGTGCTAGAGGAAGTCTTCGGAACTTTAGATAAAAAACTGAACCTGCTAACAAATGTGCTATACCATGTTGTAGGACTACTCCACCTTTTGTCCGACATAgtgttacaaaaaataatagaggAGGTAGTGGATATGCTGTACGAGTGTGGAATGAAGACGAGGGAACAGTGGTTAGATCTTGTGGAAGACTGTAGAAATAATATTGACTTAATACGTCTAGTGGCTCCTTACTTTGCCACTTGCAGATCTGAAATTGATCCGgatgagacgaaaaaagaaatagagaaagaggaggaagaagagcaagaagaggaggaggaaacggaagaagaacaagaagatttggaggaagaggaggaggaggaggaggatgaggatgaggatgaggatgaggaggaggaggaggaggaggaggaggaggaggaggaggagcaaaatattgaaaagagcgaggaggaaaggaaagcgaaacaaaggaaggacgagagagagatggggaaggggagtgaagaaaaagaagtcgaaaaggggaaaacagcaaatattgaaaaggaagagagaaaagataaaataactgAGGATAAAGATGGCGACTCGGATGACATTATCCTTACCTTTCGAAAAGAAATCAGTCCAGTGAGAATAGAAGACACTAATATTAAGATCTTGATACTTCTGCTTCCTCATCTGCCGCCCTGTGAAGTACATATAGACTACGACAATGATCCAGGAACCAGCACGGACGAATTGATACCTGTCATGAGCCGCCACGTCTGTACCTCTTTGTCACTTCAGCATCACTTCAGAAACCTGGATCCAACTACCACTTCCGATCTGTTCCTGCAGCAGATACTACCTAG GAGCAGACTGGAGGAGTTCATTGGTAATCTaacagaaaaaggaataacTCTACTTCCTTCCAGTCTAGAGAACGTCCACTTGGCTGTCACTGACGATGACCACGCAGCTCGCGCCCTGAAGGCTCTACGTTCTCGTTACCGTCAGCTACCCTCCTTACGTGAACTAA